The Acropora muricata isolate sample 2 chromosome 4, ASM3666990v1, whole genome shotgun sequence genome contains the following window.
TGCATCAACGATACCATTGCACCTAGCTACATTGCTTTTATATCGAGCTCACTATCTGGTGTGATGAGTGTAGTTACTATAACAGGGAACCTTCTGGTCGTGTTAGCGATCTTCATCGACCCCAACAAGGATCTCAAGTCACCATTTAACTACTTTGTGGCCAACTTAGCAATATGCGATCTCTTTGTTGGATTTTTAGTGGATCCCCTGTCAATGGTTTATCATTACAGCGAAGGAGCAGCAAAAAGGTTCCCTGCTAATCGCGTTTTCCTTTATATTCCCTACTTCATTTCTTGCACCGCATCTGTTCTCAGTCTGGCAGCCTTGACAGTGGATAGATTCTGGGCCATAAGCTTTCCTATATCATACAGGAATAAACTGAATCCAAAGCGCGCTGGTTTTGCAGCGGCAGGAATTTGGACTTTCTCGCTCGGCTTTCCTTTCGTAATTCTTCTAACGGGCTACCTGACTTATGCGTTTGTGTTTGCTCACACCGTTATCATTGCCACATTTCTGGTCATGTTACTGACTTATTTGAAGATATTTCGCGTTTTCAAGCTTAAAATTAAGCAATGGGAGGCGATGGACTTCGGTTCCTCTGAAAAAGAAGCCAAGAGGCAAGCTATGAAATGGGAACAGAAGGTCACGAAGACATTTTTGATTATGTTAGCTTTCTTTCTGGCGTGCTATCTTCCTTCTTGTATTTGTATTTACATCACCAATCTCTGCAGTTCATGCAGTTGTATCTTCATCCACTGGGCCAGAGATGTTCACTTTCTGTTGATTTTGGCCAATTCAGGAGTTAACCCGTTTGTTTACGCGTGGCGATTTGATAATTTCAGGAAGGCTTTTGTCAAGCTTTTGAGTGGCTGTGGAAAATGTTGGAGCAGAAGAACGCGGAAAATATCTCGGGTTGGTCCTCTAGGTAATTTAGCCAGCTCCTCGAAGCTGGAAATAGGAGAGAGCGAGATAAAAGTGAGACAAACACTTAATACCTTCTCAGTCGTACTGCCTTTAGGCACAATGACTATGGGAGAATGCTGTACGAAAACCTGAAATTTCAATACGATTTCAGTTAAAATAAGAAATCTACcttcatcaacaacaacaacaaaagaaacagGATTACAAAAACAATCATGTTTAGCCAAAGTAGGGAGTTTCTCGCTTTTTTTATAGAGGCCGTGGGGTAATCATTcttgggttaaaaaaaaattatgggcTAAATCAACACAAGGGAGAGCCGGTCTGCAGGGCAGGTAAAATGAATGCCTTGTGTGAGTGCCTTTTTCGTCATGGAGATTCGTCTATGTAGAAATTTTAATGCCTTGATCTGGCCCCAACTGTTCAAAGGGTTGATGACACGAAATATTTCAATGGATAAATCATTATCCACCGGATAATTTCCCTTTTCTGCCTGCAATTGTTTTTTACAACCGATCGATGCATCGCCTTAGAACGATATTGCAGAGAAAGTTTCATCTcagttgcaaaagaaattcaTTATGATATATGATTAGGTAATGCTGGTTTGGGTTGCCTGCGCGCATTCCACTGACAATTAACAAATCGATAGGGTAGAATTGATATTAAGGAGAAACGATATGAACATTTGTAGGTACCTGGAACAAACATATTATATCGGCCTGATAAAAAAGGCTTACCGACAGAGCAAATATAAGCAGTTCCCGTCtcttggtttaaatattctgtCACGTGTTCTGCTTTACGATCATGCACGCCTCCAATATCTAGAGATAAAAAATCTTAATGAGCATTCAAAGTTATtcaaattttgatttgaatAGAAAAATAGGCTATTGGAAAAACATGGGCGATAGC
Protein-coding sequences here:
- the LOC136915700 gene encoding melanocortin receptor 5-like — protein: MPLIEEYPCINDTIAPSYIAFISSSLSGVMSVVTITGNLLVVLAIFIDPNKDLKSPFNYFVANLAICDLFVGFLVDPLSMVYHYSEGAAKRFPANRVFLYIPYFISCTASVLSLAALTVDRFWAISFPISYRNKLNPKRAGFAAAGIWTFSLGFPFVILLTGYLTYAFVFAHTVIIATFLVMLLTYLKIFRVFKLKIKQWEAMDFGSSEKEAKRQAMKWEQKVTKTFLIMLAFFLACYLPSCICIYITNLCSSCSCIFIHWARDVHFLLILANSGVNPFVYAWRFDNFRKAFVKLLSGCGKCWSRRTRKISRVGPLGNLASSSKLEIGESEIKVRQTLNTFSVVLPLGTMTMGECCTKT